The stretch of DNA GCCGGTGAAGGCAGTGAGGGCAGTCTGACAATTGATAACGTGAAACTGTGGCAGCCGGGCAATGCTTACCTTTATACGCTGCAGGTCAGCCTGAGTGAAGCTGGCCAGTTACAGGATCAGTATCCAGTTGAAGTGGGTGTTCGTACGGTCAAGGTAGAAGGAACCCGGTTCCTGATTAACAACGAACCCTTCTACTTCAAAGGGTTTGGTAAGCACGAAGACTCTCATATTCATGGCCGTGGTTATGACGCAGCCCTGAATTTGCGCGATATGGAACTGTTGGACTGGATTGGTGCTAACTCCATTCGTACTTCTCACTACCCTTACTCTGAAGAGTTTATGCAGTTGGCTGACCGAAAGGGACTGGTTGTTATCAATGAAACACCCGCCGTTGGTCAATTCGACGTTATGATGAACTTTATGGCGGCTGGTCAGGGTGGGGAATCCCAGTCTAAGTTCTTTGAGCGCCCCGAAGTTCAGAACGAAGGGATGGAAGCGCACAAAGATGCAATCAGAGAATTATTTAAGCGTGATAAAAACCATGCTTGTGTCGTGATGTGGTCTTTGTCTAACGAGCCTGACACCTCTCAGGAAGCTTCCGATGCTTACTTCAAAGAAGTCTTCGCCTACGCACGGGATCTCGACCCACAGAATCGTCCGCTTACCTTTGTTAACTTCATGCTGGCGCCTTATGGCAAATGCCATGCGCACCAGTACGCTGATGTAATCTGCCTGAACCGCTATTACGGCTGGTACATGATGGGTGGTATCGAGATGGATAATGCTGGCGAAGCGTTTGCCAAAGAGCTGGCTGGCTGGGCCACAGAAAACAAACCGGTGGTTATCACTGAATACGGTGCTGACACCATGGCTGGCATTCATAAGCTCCCAAGTGTTCAGTGGTCTGAAGAGTATCAGTGCGAATATCTGGATCAACAGCACTATGCGTTTGACAGCTGCCCTGCGGTGGTTGGTGAACAGATGTGGAACTTTGCTGACTTCCAGACCTGGGAAGGGATCATGCGTGTAGATGGCAATAAAAAAGGTGCCTTTACCCGTGATCGCCAGCCTAAAATGTCTGCCCACCATCTGAAGCGTCGCTGGGATAAGATCGATGACTTTGGTTATAAAGCTTAACTGCTTTACTCTTCAATCATGGATTGATGTTTAAATAAATGAGTCCACCAATACAATCTCTGCATTGGTGGCATGGACCTCTCGTCAATTAGAACAAAAAGGCGTTTTTTTAAATGCCATTTAGACCAAATCAACCAGGAAATAACTTTGATTATTTCCCGCTTTGATTCGCCTTAAAGAAAGCTCATTAGAGTTAATTTGTTGATCGGGGAAAAATTACAACATGAAAACAGCCAACACTCTTAGTCATTGTTTTAAGCTAAGTGCATTTACACTGGCATTAATAGGAGGAGGAATTCAACCTGTCTTTGCCGACTTTATTTCTGACTCAACACTTGATTTGCAATTAAGAAACGAATTGCGAAATGCAAGCCGCCCAAGTGCAGACATGCCTTACGGCCCGGAAATTTATGCCTGGGTTCAAGGCTTTCTGTTTGATTTTTCTTCCGGAAAGATTAATGACAAAATTAGCATTGATGCCGCGTTGTATCACGTTGAAAAACTCGATGCTGATAAAAATAAGGCAACACGCTTTTATCTGGATGGTCACGACAGCTACACACTAGCTGCTGCCAACGTCAATCTGGATCTGGCTGACTGGGCACAATTACGCATTGGACGATTTGGTGTGGACTCCTGACTACGGGACATTTTTTGAGGAGAGTGCTGGCAAGGTCAGCAGCATGAGCTAAGAGAGTAGTTCTCACACAAACTTTCTTTGATGCCAATGAACCCTGTCACAGCACTCCAGAACAAGCTTAGTGTTCATCTCGATTGGAACAAGGCTCGTTGTGAATTTATTGCTCAATTTATCCTTGGTCTGATCAAACTCAGAACCAGCTCTCTATACAGACTCCGTGTCGCCTTTGTCAGAGAGGCCTCCCCCGACTCAAGCTACAAACGGATTCAACGTTTTTTCAGAAGCTACTCACTGGACTACTCCGCTATTGCTCGCTTGATTGTCACGTTAGTGCCTCTTGAGCCTAAGTGGACTCTCTGTCTCGACAGAACCAACTGGAAACTCGGAAGTCAGGACATTAACCATCTGGTTCTGGCTGTTTGTTGTCAGGGTGTTGCCATTCCTTTGTTCTGGAGCAACCTTGATAAAGCTGGTTGCTCCGAGTCGAATCAGAGAATTGCCCTCATGAAACGCTTTTTGGCAACTTTTCCGGATCAGCCAGTTGCCTGCCTGTCTGCAGACCGGGAGTTTCATGGACATGGCTGGCTAAGCTGGCTCATGGAGCAAGGAATACTGTTCAGAGTACGCATCAAGAAGAATACACAAGTGGCGAAGCCCGGAAGCTCTGCCATCTCCGTGCGGTTGCAGTTTCGTTCACTGAAGGCTGGCACTTGGGACGCAATTTCGAAGCCTTGCAAAATCTGGGGCTTGAAGCTTTATGTTGCAGGGAGTTTGTCCCATAAAGGCTACTGCTTTGTTGTCAGCCAGGATAAGCCTGATACGATTATTCCCGACTACCATTGCCGCTGGGAAATCGAGTCTCTGTTCAGTTGCCTTAAAACCAGAGGGTTTGACATGGAAGCTTGCAGGCTGACCGCACCAGAGAGGACGGACAAGCTGACGGCTTTGCTGGCTTTGGCATTCTGCTGGAGCTACACCGAAGGGTTGAAGAGGCAAGCAATTTCTCCATCAAGAATTGCGAAAACGCGCTTTGGTGCATCATGGCCAGCAGAAAGCATTTTCCATCAAGGCTTGGAGTACCTGCAGGAACTACTTCTGAATCCTGATAAATTGAAACGTGGATTTAAACAGGCTTTGAACTTTTTTGTCCCGTAGTCAGTGTGGACTCTTATTACGGCACTCTTGATCAGGCCGTTCCCCTGATTGACGATCCATCGAACAGAACTGAGCCATCTATGGTCGAAGGCGCGCTGTGGCGCGGAACATTCGACAACCTGAATCTGTATAGTATGTACAGCACCAAGCAAGCCGGTCGTTACAAGAAGAGCTGGACCAATACAGGCTTGAACGGCATAGTCGACGGTGATTTGAAAATCATAGACAAGCAGCCCATCTACAATTTTGCAGCAGTCTGGGACAACCAGAAATCAAACGCCAAATTAGGTTTACAGACACAAAATCAGCACTCCGACCAAATCTGGATCGAAAGCGGTCACACCTGGTCGACACCTGGCGGGAACTTCATGAAAGCTGATGCGCGTGCCTTTTATGCAAAAACTAAAGGTGATTCGCGCAGCCTGTCCGAGAGCTATAACGGCAAAGACAGTACCTATGTTGTGTCCGGACAAATGTTCTGGATCAAGGACAAGCTGACACTGATGGGAGCAGCGGGTCGAGCTGGCAACAAACTAAATGCATTACTCGATATCGACACAGACCTTGGCTATGTATTTGATCTGAGCATCGATCGTAACGGTCATGATATGTATTCATGGCAACTTGCCAGTTTTTATCAGTTAACTCCTGACCTGAATGCAGGTTTTGCTGTTACCGTTACAGATGGATATGAAGATCACACCAAACAGGTTGAACAAAAAGGCCTGGGCGGCACTCTAATTTTAATGCATGAAATTAAAAGCGGACAGCTAAAAGGCATGCAAACTTCGTTTATGTACAGCAAAGCAAAAGAAGATCGAAAAGGAAGCAAACGTGGTGATAAGCTAAAGTATCGCGATCTTAAATTTACTGTACACTACCCAATGAATCTGTTCTGATCATCAGGAAAACTCTATATGCAATAAACAGTGGCAGTTGTCCAACCGACTCTAAGTTAATCTTGATATTATGCATTGTGTGCAATAAACAGGATGACTGCCATTAACTTCCTCCTCACACTAAGTTCACGATTATTGTATAAACAACCTCTCCTTTTATCGATAGGCTTTACACGACCTTTCTAATAGCTGTTATTTTTACAATTAACTGCTGAAAATCAATCAATTTAGATTGAAAATCAACCATTTGCATTCTGCTTTCTCTCGCCTTTGTAAATGTTGAGTCATAGAAAGAAAGACTGGTACAACCAACTTGACCTACAACTTATTTTTCCAGACTATAGCCAAAATAAACAAACCGTAGATGTAAGAGTAAAAGGAAATAATTGTGACTGCTTTTCTGTACCCTCAAGAAACTGTTTCACGTCGTGTCGTTGACATCAGTGGCCTGTGGAAATTCAAAGTTGATACCGACAGTGAAGGCCGCTCTGAAGGCTGGAAAGACGGACTGACAAATACAACCGATATGGCTGTTCCTTCCAGTTATAACGATATCTATACCGATAAAGCTTTGCGTGACCACTGTGGTGATGTCTGGTACCAGACTGAATTTCTGGCACCAAAAGAGTGGCAGGATCTGGATGTTCTCGTTCGCTTTGGCTCAGCCACTCATCGTGCCATTGTCTGGGTTAATGGTGAAGAGGTAGCCAGTCACGAAGGTGGCTATATGCCTTTTGCGGGTAAGCTGAATGATGTTGTTAAGTTTGGCCAGAAAAATACTCTGGTAGTTGTGGTTAACAACGAATTGTCAGAAACCACCATCCCTTGCGGTAATGTTAAGCAATACGATGATGGTGTTCGTGAAGTTAAGCCGTGGTTTGATTTCTTTAACTACTCAGGCCTGCATCGTCCGGTTAAGTTGTTGGCTCTGCCAAAACAACGCATTACCGACATGACGGTTCTTACCGACTTTGAAGGCTCTCAGGGTAAAGTTGACTTCACTATTGAGGCTGATATCCCGGCGGGTGCTCTGCTCTCAGTCAAATTGTATGACGCTGATGGCAAACAGGTTTCTCAGGGAGAAGGCACTAAAGGAGAGCTACAGGTTGATAACGTAAACCTGTGGCAGCCAGGGAAAGGCTATCTTTACACGCTGGAAGCCACTATTGAGAAAGAGGGAGAGATTCTTGATCAATATCCTCTCGAAGTTGGCATTCGTACTGTGAAAGTGGAAGGTACCAAATTCCTGATCAATAACGAACCTTTTTACTTTAAAGGTTTTGGCAAACATGAGGATTCAGACCATCGTGGTCGAGGTTATGATCCAGTTGTCAATCTGCGCGACATGGAGTTGCTGAACTGGATTGGTGCCAACTCAATCCGTACCTCTCATTATCCTTACGCTGAAGAATTTATGCAGCTGGCTGACCGTAAAGGTCTGGTTGTCATTAATGAAACACCCGCGGTAGGTCAGATCAACCTGTTGCCATTTGGTGGTGATATGGGTGGTGCATTTGCCATGCTGGGTAGTGGTGGCAGCAATCAGGTTCAGAATTTCTTCGAGCTGGATCAGGTTAAGTCGAAGGGCATGGAAAATCATAAAGACGCTGTTAGAGAGCTGATTCAGCGCGATAAAAACCATGCGTGCGTCGTGATGTGGTCTATCTCCAACGAGCCTGACACAACCCACGAAGCGGCTGGCGAATACTTTGGTGAAGTTTTCGACTATGCCCGTAGCCAGGATCCACAAAATCGCCCAATGACATTTGTAAACGTACTGGTTGCTCCTCACGGGAAATGCAAGGCAGCACAACATGCCGATGTTATCTGTCTGAACCGCTATTATGGCTGGTACATGATGGGTGGTTATGAAATGCGCAATGCAGGCAAGGCGTTTGCTGCTGAACTGAGCAGCTGGTCAACCGAAGGCAAACCCATTGTGATCACTGAATATGGTGCTGATACAATGGCAGGTGTTCACAAGTTGCCAAGCGTTCAGTGGTCCGAAGAATATCAGATTGAATATCTTGACCAGCAACACGAAGCCTTTGATGGCTGCGAGGCACTGGTCGGTGAGCAGATGTGGAACTTTGCAGACTTCCAGACCTGGGAAGGCATCATGCGAGTTGATGGCAACAAGAAAGGTGCCTTCACTCGTAATCGCCAACCCAAGATGTCTGCCCATTACCTGAAATCTCGCTGGGAAAAAATTGCAGACTTCAACCATAAGCCTTAACCGTACTTAATATCATAAAACAATAAGCCTGAAAGCTCCGGATGTCGGTGCCTTCAGGCTTTTATTTTTGCAGGGAGTTAACCGAACTCATTATTTACAATCGGGGAAACCACATTGATGGCAGCTCCCCGGAATCCATTAAGAGCCTGTTAGTGAATGAATCAGCAGGCTTTTCCTGTCACCTCCGCAGCTAGACGTGTAATGTCTTCCCAGCGCCCTTCATTGACGAAAGAGGTCGGTGCAATCCATGAACCGCCTACGCAAGCAACATTAGGGAGCTGCAAAAAAGACTGATAGTTATCGGGATTTATTCCACCTGTCGGACAAAAAGTCACTTCCGCGAATGGCCCGGAAAGCGCCTTAAGCATCGCCTCCCCACCCAGCACCGTAGCCGGAAACAGCTTCATAGCGTCAATGCCATACGACAATGAAAGCATAACGTCACCGGCGGATGCCACACCGGGAATCAAGGGTATATCCACCTCTTTAGATTGTTTCAGCAAC from Endozoicomonas sp. NE40 encodes:
- the uidA gene encoding beta-glucuronidase, giving the protein MTAFLYPQETVSRRVVDISGLWKFKVDTDSEGRSEGWKDGLTNTTDMAVPSSYNDIYTDKALRDHCGDVWYQTEFLAPKEWQDLDVLVRFGSATHRAIVWVNGEEVASHEGGYMPFAGKLNDVVKFGQKNTLVVVVNNELSETTIPCGNVKQYDDGVREVKPWFDFFNYSGLHRPVKLLALPKQRITDMTVLTDFEGSQGKVDFTIEADIPAGALLSVKLYDADGKQVSQGEGTKGELQVDNVNLWQPGKGYLYTLEATIEKEGEILDQYPLEVGIRTVKVEGTKFLINNEPFYFKGFGKHEDSDHRGRGYDPVVNLRDMELLNWIGANSIRTSHYPYAEEFMQLADRKGLVVINETPAVGQINLLPFGGDMGGAFAMLGSGGSNQVQNFFELDQVKSKGMENHKDAVRELIQRDKNHACVVMWSISNEPDTTHEAAGEYFGEVFDYARSQDPQNRPMTFVNVLVAPHGKCKAAQHADVICLNRYYGWYMMGGYEMRNAGKAFAAELSSWSTEGKPIVITEYGADTMAGVHKLPSVQWSEEYQIEYLDQQHEAFDGCEALVGEQMWNFADFQTWEGIMRVDGNKKGAFTRNRQPKMSAHYLKSRWEKIADFNHKP
- a CDS encoding IS4 family transposase; translated protein: MNPVTALQNKLSVHLDWNKARCEFIAQFILGLIKLRTSSLYRLRVAFVREASPDSSYKRIQRFFRSYSLDYSAIARLIVTLVPLEPKWTLCLDRTNWKLGSQDINHLVLAVCCQGVAIPLFWSNLDKAGCSESNQRIALMKRFLATFPDQPVACLSADREFHGHGWLSWLMEQGILFRVRIKKNTQVAKPGSSAISVRLQFRSLKAGTWDAISKPCKIWGLKLYVAGSLSHKGYCFVVSQDKPDTIIPDYHCRWEIESLFSCLKTRGFDMEACRLTAPERTDKLTALLALAFCWSYTEGLKRQAISPSRIAKTRFGASWPAESIFHQGLEYLQELLLNPDKLKRGFKQALNFFVP
- the uidA gene encoding beta-glucuronidase, whose translation is MTAFLYPHETKTRRIIDISGVWKFKLDKNNEGRDNHWKDGLSDTTLMAVPASYNDISTEKAFRDHCGDVWYETDFYIAEEWQEKEVYVRFGSATHRAIVYVNGQEVVSHDGGYMPFAGKLNDVVKFGEKNTMVVVVNNELSRKTIPCGDIVTHANGTREVKPFFDFFNYAGIHRAVKLMALPKQRIDDINVLTDFDQSLGKVGYAVSALGAGDVSVELFDEAGKLVAAGEGSEGSLTIDNVKLWQPGNAYLYTLQVSLSEAGQLQDQYPVEVGVRTVKVEGTRFLINNEPFYFKGFGKHEDSHIHGRGYDAALNLRDMELLDWIGANSIRTSHYPYSEEFMQLADRKGLVVINETPAVGQFDVMMNFMAAGQGGESQSKFFERPEVQNEGMEAHKDAIRELFKRDKNHACVVMWSLSNEPDTSQEASDAYFKEVFAYARDLDPQNRPLTFVNFMLAPYGKCHAHQYADVICLNRYYGWYMMGGIEMDNAGEAFAKELAGWATENKPVVITEYGADTMAGIHKLPSVQWSEEYQCEYLDQQHYAFDSCPAVVGEQMWNFADFQTWEGIMRVDGNKKGAFTRDRQPKMSAHHLKRRWDKIDDFGYKA
- a CDS encoding bifunctional 4-hydroxy-2-oxoglutarate aldolase/2-dehydro-3-deoxy-phosphogluconate aldolase, translated to MNHRDVLNRANPVMPVMVIEQIEQALPLAQALYKGGIEVFEITLRSECALEAITLIKKEMPQCLVGAGTVLNPQQLQQASEAGSDFVLTPGLTEALLKQSKEVDIPLIPGVASAGDVMLSLSYGIDAMKLFPATVLGGEAMLKALSGPFAEVTFCPTGGINPDNYQSFLQLPNVACVGGSWIAPTSFVNEGRWEDITRLAAEVTGKAC